Proteins encoded in a region of the Methylobacterium radiotolerans JCM 2831 genome:
- a CDS encoding gamma carbonic anhydrase family protein, translating into MTPDLILPYDGVQPDFASRPVWCGRGSTVIGAARIGAQAWIGDEAVIRADGQTVTLGDRFWLGHRSTVHIATRTHGTRVGDRVTVGRNSVVHACTLGSDVVVEDDVVILDGAEIGDGAVIEAGATVFPRSTLPGGFAYAGSPARPSRAIGSDEVAERAERVRERMGDGPALPPGDAPEIEDSVFVARTARLRGRVSLGAGASVLFCCDLNAEVGPIVVGADTNIQDNTVIRTRADGVVIGRDTTIAHNVRIADCRIGARALIGIGATIASGTLIADDVMLAAGATTDPGQILEAGYLWGGRPARILAPLDAEKRALMIRIVEGYCRHGREYRAAQEALA; encoded by the coding sequence GTGACCCCCGACCTGATCCTGCCCTACGACGGCGTGCAGCCGGACTTCGCCAGTCGCCCCGTCTGGTGCGGCCGCGGCAGCACGGTGATCGGCGCGGCCCGGATCGGCGCGCAGGCCTGGATCGGCGACGAGGCGGTGATCCGCGCCGACGGCCAGACCGTCACCCTCGGCGACCGCTTCTGGCTCGGCCACCGCTCGACGGTGCACATCGCCACCCGGACGCACGGCACGCGGGTGGGCGACCGGGTCACGGTCGGGCGGAACAGCGTCGTCCACGCCTGCACCCTCGGCTCCGACGTGGTCGTCGAGGACGACGTGGTGATCCTCGACGGGGCCGAGATCGGCGACGGCGCGGTGATCGAGGCCGGCGCGACCGTCTTTCCGCGGTCGACGCTGCCCGGCGGCTTCGCCTACGCGGGCAGCCCGGCCCGCCCCAGCCGCGCGATCGGATCCGACGAGGTCGCCGAGCGTGCCGAGCGGGTGCGCGAGCGGATGGGCGACGGGCCCGCGCTTCCGCCGGGAGACGCGCCGGAGATCGAGGACAGCGTCTTCGTGGCGCGCACCGCCCGCCTGCGCGGGCGGGTCAGCCTCGGCGCCGGCGCGAGCGTGCTGTTCTGCTGCGACCTGAACGCGGAGGTCGGACCGATCGTGGTCGGCGCGGACACCAACATCCAGGACAACACGGTCATCCGCACCCGGGCCGACGGGGTGGTGATCGGGCGCGATACCACCATCGCCCACAATGTCCGGATCGCCGATTGCCGGATCGGGGCGCGGGCGCTGATCGGCATCGGCGCGACGATCGCGTCGGGGACCCTCATCGCCGACGACGTCATGCTGGCGGCCGGAGCCACCACCGATCCCGGGCAGATCCTGGAGGCCGGCTACCTCTGGGGCGGCCGCCCGGCCCGCATCCTCGCGCCCCTCGACGCCGAGAAGCGCGCCCTGATGATCCGCATCGTCGAGGGCTACTGCCGGCACGGCCGGGAATACCGGGCCGCGCAGGAGGCGCTGGCCTGA
- a CDS encoding molybdenum cofactor biosynthesis protein MoaE, with product MSAPVPSVGIQAEPFDTAAEIAGLSAALGGRAGAVVTFTGLCRDEGGRLTALELEHYPGMAEAEIRRVADEAMARWPLQALRVIHRHGLVRPGDGIVLVVTAASHRVAAFEAADFLMDYLKTRAPFWKREHLADGTTGGWVDATAQDEVAAGRWG from the coding sequence ATGAGCGCCCCCGTCCCGAGCGTCGGCATCCAGGCCGAGCCCTTCGACACCGCCGCCGAGATCGCCGGCCTGAGCGCCGCGCTGGGGGGCCGGGCGGGCGCCGTCGTGACCTTCACCGGCCTGTGCCGCGACGAGGGCGGGCGGCTGACGGCCCTGGAGCTGGAACACTACCCCGGCATGGCCGAGGCGGAGATCCGGCGGGTTGCCGACGAGGCGATGGCCCGCTGGCCGCTCCAGGCCCTCCGGGTGATCCACCGGCACGGCTTGGTCCGCCCGGGCGACGGCATCGTGCTGGTGGTCACCGCCGCCAGCCATCGGGTCGCGGCCTTCGAGGCCGCTGACTTCCTGATGGACTACCTCAAGACGCGCGCCCCGTTCTGGAAGCGGGAGCACCTCGCCGACGGCACGACCGGCGGCTGGGTCGACGCGACGGCCCAGGACGAGGTCGCGGCCGGCCGCTGGGGCTGA
- a CDS encoding AI-2E family transporter, with product MSDSRLEDLDGPVGPWRGAAPLAASGIAVVCFVAALALAWMSAGTLLLIFAGVLLGVFLDGLTRGLGRVLPLPRGVRLSIASVAVAVAVIGFGSYGGATIVQQGRDLGTTIKNQAGTVTGWLSERGIDVPSLAPQGGGKDGSTDSGQREGGLGGLANGLLKGSSSIVSDAGSVLGPAAAVILGLFDALGNVLVIAFLGLAFAADPKAYRDGAVRFVPPAKRWRASQVLDGAGETLRHWLFGQLIIMAVIFLCTWAGLAFLGIGGALILGLQAGLLAFVPTVGPLVAGLVIVLAALASGTKAVIGAIGVYLAVQCLESYGLTPFIQKRALDIPPATIFAGQLILGVIFGLWGIALALPLMAVIKVLLEQLYVEDTLHEQPSH from the coding sequence ATGTCGGACAGCAGGCTCGAGGATCTGGACGGCCCGGTCGGGCCCTGGCGCGGGGCGGCGCCGCTGGCGGCCTCCGGGATCGCCGTGGTGTGCTTCGTGGCGGCGCTGGCCCTGGCCTGGATGTCGGCCGGCACGCTGCTGCTGATCTTCGCCGGGGTCCTCCTCGGCGTGTTCCTCGACGGCCTGACCCGCGGGCTCGGCCGTGTCCTGCCCCTGCCGCGGGGCGTGCGGCTGTCCATCGCCAGCGTCGCGGTCGCGGTCGCGGTGATCGGCTTCGGGAGCTACGGCGGCGCCACCATCGTGCAGCAGGGCCGCGACCTCGGGACGACGATCAAGAATCAGGCCGGAACCGTCACGGGCTGGCTGTCCGAGCGCGGCATCGACGTGCCGAGCCTCGCGCCGCAGGGCGGGGGGAAGGACGGCTCGACGGATTCGGGCCAGCGCGAGGGGGGACTCGGCGGTCTCGCCAACGGACTCCTGAAGGGCAGCAGCTCGATCGTCTCGGATGCCGGCAGCGTCCTCGGTCCGGCCGCGGCCGTGATCCTCGGCCTGTTCGACGCCCTCGGCAACGTCCTGGTGATCGCCTTCCTGGGGCTCGCCTTCGCGGCCGACCCGAAGGCCTACCGCGACGGCGCGGTCCGGTTCGTGCCGCCGGCGAAGCGCTGGCGCGCCAGCCAGGTTCTCGACGGGGCCGGAGAGACCCTTCGCCACTGGCTGTTCGGCCAGCTGATCATCATGGCGGTGATCTTCCTGTGCACCTGGGCCGGCCTCGCCTTCCTGGGCATCGGCGGCGCGCTGATCCTGGGCCTGCAGGCGGGGCTGCTCGCCTTCGTGCCCACGGTCGGGCCGCTGGTGGCGGGCCTCGTCATCGTCCTGGCCGCCCTGGCCTCGGGCACGAAGGCGGTCATCGGCGCGATCGGCGTCTATCTCGCGGTCCAGTGCCTGGAGAGCTACGGTCTGACGCCGTTCATCCAGAAACGGGCGCTCGACATCCCGCCGGCCACGATCTTCGCCGGCCAGCTGATCCTCGGCGTGATCTTCGGGCTGTGGGGCATCGCCCTCGCCCTGCCGCTGATGGCAGTGATCAAGGTCCTGCTGGAGCAGCTCTACGTGGAGGACACGCTCCACGAGCAGCCGAGCCACTGA